AATCTGCCGGTGCAGGGTTCGAGTCCCTGGGGGCCCACCAGTGCGCCTTGGTCCACGACTTGCAGAACCCCGCGCGACCGGTTCGCGCCCACGCCGCGTCACCCGTGGGAGCCAGAACGCGGCGTGACAATTCGCCGGTCGACGGGAGGGCGTCTTGGTCCCGATATCTCGCCCCGGGCGCGCGTGGATGGCGTGCGCACTGGTGGTCGTCGTATCGCTCGCGACGGCCGGGCAAGTCCTTGCCCAACAACGGACGTTCCAGCTCTGGACCGGCGACGACGGTCTGTCGCAGCTCTCCGTCCGGTCGCTCCACCAGGACCGCGATGGGTACCTGTGGATCGGTACCCAGGCCGGCCTGAACCGCTTCGACGGTGAGCGGTTCGAGACTTTCGATACCCGGAACGGACTGCCCAACGACTGGATCAATGCGATCGACCAGGCGCCGGACGGGTCGATCTGGGTCGGGACCAATCATGGCGTCGCCCGTATCCACCCCGGCGGCCGGGTCGACGCTCCGGGGTTCGCGCTGAGCGCGGTGTCCGATCTCGCCATCGACGCGCTCGGTGTGGTGTGGGTGGGCACGGGAGACGGTCTGCGTCGGATCGACCACGCAGGGCTGCGGGCCATGGGGCCCAACGCCGGTCTGACGCCCGCACCGGTGGCGGCGGTCGCCTTCGACGCGCAGGGCGCGCTGCTGATCCTGTTCCGCGACGGGACGCTGCAACGGCGCGAACCCGGCGGGCACGTCGAGACCTTCGAGACGCCGGCCGTGGACGTCGGCGCAGGTCGTGATCTGCTGGTCCGATCGAACGACGAGATCTGGGTGTCGCGATCCAAAGGCGTGGTCGTGTACGACGACCGGCGGGTCGCGCGCACGTTCCGGGCCGGAGCCGACCTGCCGCGGTCGACGCTCGCCGATCTGGCCGAAGGCCCCGACGGCACGGTGTGGCTCGGCACGCGGGATCTCCTGGTGGTGTTCGACGGCGGTCGGCCGCGCACGATCGGACCCGATCAGGGCCTGCCCTTCTCATCGGTCACGCCTGTCCTCGTCGACCGCGAGGGGCTGCTCTGGGTGGGCGGCTTCGGGGGATTGGCGGTCTTCCACGGTCGCGCCTTCGCGAACTACACCGAGGCCGAAGGACTTCCGTCCAGCAACGTCCGGCCTGTCGTTCGCACCCACGACGGAACCCTCTGGGCGGGGACGGTGCGCGGGCTGGCCCGCCTGCGCGGCGACCGCTTCGAGTCCGTCGACCTGCCAGGTGACCACCGACGGTTGTGGGTCGTGTACCTGTTGGAGGATCGCGACCACCGGCTCTGGGCGGCCACCAACCGTGGCCTGTTCCGTCGCGATTCCGAAGGATGGGAACACGTTTCGACCGGTGTCGGAAATCGATGGGCCGACCAGATCGTCCAGGCCGCCGACGGCTCGATCTGGGTCGCCCACCGCGATTCCCCTCCGCAGCGCAGCCCCGACGGCGAACACTTCGAGTCGGTGATCGTGCCGGGCGAGAGTTACGGCAACGGCCGGTTGCTCGCGCATTCCGACGGGTCGGTCTTCTACACCGGTCTGCGCGGACTGTCGCGTCATCACGAGGGCAAGTGGACGACCTGGACCGTGGCCGACGGCCTTGCCGCTCCCGAACCCTACTACCTGTGCGAGGGCCCCGACGGAGACGTGTGGTTCGGGTACCACTCGTCGATGGGCGTCACCCGTTTCGATGGCGAGAGCTTCCGGAACTACTCCGTCGAGGACGGTCTGACGAACCCTGCCGTCTACTCGCTCGGCGTGGATCTCGACGGCGACCTGTGGATCGGCACCGCCCGCGGGGTCGACCGCTTCGACGGGGAACGTTTCGTGAACTACGGCAAGCCCGAGGGCTACGGCAGCGCCGAGTCGAACGCCGGGGGCTTCTGGCGCGACGACGACGGCACGCTCTGGTTCGGCACGGCCGAGGGACTGACGCGCTATCGGTCCGACCTCGACGTCGTACGCACGCGTCCGCCGACGGTGCACCTCGAAGAGGTGCGGCTCGGGGGTGACCGCATCATGCACGGAGCCTCGGTCGACGCCGACCGCCGGGATCTCGCGGTACGTATGGCGTGCACCAGCTACGACCCACGCCGGCGGATCGACATGCGCTACCGTCTGCGGGGTTACAGCGACGACTGGCACCTGCTCTCCGAACCCGAGGTCCACGTGCGCAACCTCGCTCCGGGCGACTACCGGCTCGAGGTCCAGGCCCGACGCTACGGCGGCCCGTGGTCGTCGTCCGAATCGATGGCGTGGTCGATCACGCCTCCGTTCTGGCAGCGTGCCTGGTTCGTCCTGGTCGTCACCCTGCTGTTGTTCGCGGCCGC
The sequence above is a segment of the Candidatus Krumholzibacteriia bacterium genome. Coding sequences within it:
- a CDS encoding two-component regulator propeller domain-containing protein, producing MVPISRPGRAWMACALVVVVSLATAGQVLAQQRTFQLWTGDDGLSQLSVRSLHQDRDGYLWIGTQAGLNRFDGERFETFDTRNGLPNDWINAIDQAPDGSIWVGTNHGVARIHPGGRVDAPGFALSAVSDLAIDALGVVWVGTGDGLRRIDHAGLRAMGPNAGLTPAPVAAVAFDAQGALLILFRDGTLQRREPGGHVETFETPAVDVGAGRDLLVRSNDEIWVSRSKGVVVYDDRRVARTFRAGADLPRSTLADLAEGPDGTVWLGTRDLLVVFDGGRPRTIGPDQGLPFSSVTPVLVDREGLLWVGGFGGLAVFHGRAFANYTEAEGLPSSNVRPVVRTHDGTLWAGTVRGLARLRGDRFESVDLPGDHRRLWVVYLLEDRDHRLWAATNRGLFRRDSEGWEHVSTGVGNRWADQIVQAADGSIWVAHRDSPPQRSPDGEHFESVIVPGESYGNGRLLAHSDGSVFYTGLRGLSRHHEGKWTTWTVADGLAAPEPYYLCEGPDGDVWFGYHSSMGVTRFDGESFRNYSVEDGLTNPAVYSLGVDLDGDLWIGTARGVDRFDGERFVNYGKPEGYGSAESNAGGFWRDDDGTLWFGTAEGLTRYRSDLDVVRTRPPTVHLEEVRLGGDRIMHGASVDADRRDLAVRMACTSYDPRRRIDMRYRLRGYSDDWHLLSEPEVHVRNLAPGDYRLEVQARRYGGPWSSSESMAWSITPPFWQRAWFVLVVTLLLFAAARGVHQLRVVEMKRRNRVLQEQVAARTSELAHKNEVLQKALGELQHTKHELEDANSRLVEASRAKSRFLANMSHEIRTPMNGVIGMTTLLTETDLDDEQREFVDIVRRSSDALLDIINDILDFSKIEAGRLEIEHRPFELRACMEDAVDVVATRAWEKDLDVVLFVDPTLPSSFLGDVTRLRQVVVNLLGNAVKFTEEGRVGVTVESGTTDGEIRVAVHDTGIGIDEATAESLFDAFSQADASTTRQFGGTGLGLAICKQLVETMEGCIEATGTPGEGSVFRFTVRLGVDPAPVSSVFATTEGLQDVHVGVVEDDDLAFDAVRAMGEAFGARVTRVAPDEVAPGAGFDLWMVDRSLPADRIPGDVPAVRCVRATERPRDASHAYVLEPVKARGLARAWASALNGDTRDHTLPETATHERAAGSGRVLVADDNAVNLKVTARMLAKMGLDHDCVDDGEAALEALRQRHYDLVLMDVRMPRIDGLEATRRIREEWPENEQPVIVAVTAADSEEERQRVLAAGCDGFLGKPLRMERLTDVVEQWGVGAVSAVR